From one Candidatus Caldatribacterium sp. genomic stretch:
- a CDS encoding arginine--tRNA ligase, with product MSYLVLESLREKITEALSTLDPSSGQVDFVVEPTREKRHGDFATNVAFLLARALKRPPREVAQRLGEALRNLLSGIARVEVAGGGFINFTLEDNFLLELLARALEENERFGEVNVGKGKRVQVEFVSVNPTGPLHVGHGKCAAFGDALARILKKAGFRVEKEYYINDAGKQIELLGASLEARFRQLLGEEVDIPEGGYRGEYLVDIARELLREKGAGILELPEEERTKLFREYAVEKILAQIRKDLDDFRVFFDVWFSERSLYENGEVEYVLGLLKEKGYTYEADGALWLKTTLWGDDKDRVLVRENGLPTYFASDIAYHWNKWKRGFERVVDIWGADHHGYIPRMHAAIKALGLPEDFLEVFIVQFVTLLRGGQPERMSTRQGEFVPLRSLIDEVGVDAARYYFLMRDPETHLEFDIEEAKRQSMDNPVYYVQYAHARITSVFREAEKRNLRWVPHEEALRFGFENEDERDIAKAIVYFPEVVKQSALLRQPYLVCNYLHDLAGSFHSFYNLHRILDGENVPRTSFRLALCRLTQIVLRNALELLGISAPESM from the coding sequence ATGAGTTATCTCGTTCTTGAATCGCTCCGGGAGAAAATCACCGAAGCCCTTTCGACTCTTGATCCCTCTTCAGGACAGGTGGATTTCGTAGTTGAACCGACGCGGGAGAAAAGGCACGGGGATTTCGCCACCAATGTCGCTTTTCTCCTTGCCCGCGCCCTCAAGCGTCCTCCTCGGGAGGTGGCGCAGAGGCTCGGGGAAGCCCTGCGGAACCTCCTCTCAGGCATAGCCCGGGTGGAAGTGGCCGGCGGGGGATTCATCAACTTCACCCTCGAGGATAACTTCCTCCTTGAGCTCCTTGCAAGAGCCCTTGAAGAGAACGAGCGCTTCGGAGAGGTGAACGTCGGGAAGGGGAAAAGGGTTCAGGTTGAGTTCGTGAGCGTCAACCCCACGGGTCCCCTCCATGTGGGCCATGGGAAGTGTGCGGCCTTTGGGGATGCCCTCGCCCGAATCCTCAAGAAAGCTGGATTCCGGGTCGAGAAGGAGTACTACATCAACGATGCGGGAAAGCAAATTGAGCTCCTCGGCGCTTCCCTTGAGGCCCGCTTCCGGCAGCTCCTCGGGGAAGAGGTGGATATCCCCGAAGGTGGGTACCGGGGGGAGTACCTTGTTGATATCGCCCGGGAGCTCCTCAGGGAAAAAGGTGCGGGGATTCTTGAGCTTCCTGAAGAAGAGCGGACGAAGCTCTTCCGAGAGTACGCGGTGGAGAAGATTCTTGCCCAAATCCGCAAGGACCTCGACGATTTCCGGGTCTTCTTTGACGTGTGGTTCAGCGAGCGTTCCCTCTACGAGAACGGGGAAGTGGAGTACGTCCTCGGTCTCCTCAAAGAAAAAGGCTACACCTACGAAGCGGACGGGGCCCTGTGGCTTAAAACGACCCTCTGGGGGGACGACAAGGACCGGGTGCTTGTCCGGGAGAATGGCCTGCCGACCTACTTTGCCTCCGACATCGCGTACCACTGGAACAAGTGGAAGCGGGGTTTCGAGCGCGTCGTCGACATCTGGGGAGCCGACCACCACGGGTACATCCCGCGAATGCATGCGGCAATAAAAGCCTTGGGGCTTCCCGAGGACTTCCTTGAGGTCTTCATCGTTCAGTTTGTGACGCTTCTTCGGGGAGGGCAGCCGGAGCGCATGTCCACCCGCCAGGGAGAGTTCGTGCCCCTTCGGAGCCTCATCGACGAAGTCGGGGTGGACGCTGCCCGGTACTACTTCCTCATGCGGGATCCGGAGACCCATCTTGAGTTCGATATCGAAGAGGCGAAGCGCCAGTCCATGGACAATCCGGTGTACTACGTGCAGTACGCCCACGCCCGGATTACATCGGTCTTCCGGGAGGCAGAAAAGCGCAACCTCAGGTGGGTGCCTCATGAAGAGGCGCTCCGCTTTGGTTTTGAGAACGAGGACGAGAGGGACATCGCCAAGGCCATCGTGTACTTCCCGGAGGTTGTCAAGCAGAGCGCCCTCCTCAGGCAGCCGTATCTTGTCTGCAACTACCTCCACGATCTGGCCGGTTCCTTCCACTCCTTCTACAACCTCCACCGGATTCTCGACGGGGAGAACGTGCCGCGCACCTCTTTTCGTCTGGCCCTGTGCCGCCTCACCCAGATTGTCCTGCGGAACGCCCTGGAGCTCCTCGGGATTTCAGCCCCCGAGAGCATGTGA
- a CDS encoding CTP synthase encodes MKDKGKYIFVTGGVVSSLGKGITAASLGRILKSRGIRVTMQKFDPYINVDAGTMNPYQHGEVFVTYDGGETDLDLGHYERFIDEELSKSSNVTTGKIYSSVIDKERRGDFLGATVQVIPHITNQIKEEVFRLREESKAEVSIVEIGGTVGDIEGLPFLEAIRQIKNDIGKDNCLYVHVTLVPYIEAAGELKSKPTQHSVKELRSIGIQPDVIVCRSSRPITAEVISKIALFCDIEKEAIIPLMDVQSIYEVPLVLEERGVGDLVTAKLGLSPRASDLREWSEIVQRMKEAEDTVVIGLVGKYVESKDAYLSICEALKHSAASLGVQVVIRPIEAGMLEKADAREVLSGVDGILVPGGFGHRGIEGKIEAVRYARERGVPFFGICLGMQVAVIEFARSVLGFSDAHSTEFDPSTSHPVIDLLPSQRNMRNKGGTMRLGNYRCVLSESSQSFALYGQNEILERHRHRYELNERFVDHLEKKGMLMAGFNPEYQVVEIVELPDHPFFVGVQFHPEFKSRPNRPHPLFLGFLKASHSFHQRRERL; translated from the coding sequence ATGAAGGACAAGGGGAAGTACATTTTTGTCACGGGTGGGGTCGTTTCTTCCTTGGGGAAAGGTATCACCGCGGCTTCTTTGGGGAGAATTCTCAAAAGCCGCGGGATTAGAGTCACCATGCAGAAGTTCGACCCCTACATCAACGTCGATGCGGGGACCATGAACCCCTACCAGCACGGGGAGGTCTTCGTGACGTACGATGGGGGAGAAACGGACCTCGACCTCGGGCACTACGAGCGGTTTATCGATGAGGAACTCTCAAAGTCAAGCAACGTCACCACGGGAAAGATTTACAGCTCCGTCATCGATAAGGAGCGGCGGGGGGACTTCCTGGGCGCCACGGTCCAGGTTATCCCCCACATCACCAACCAGATTAAAGAGGAAGTCTTTCGCCTCCGGGAGGAGAGCAAAGCCGAGGTCTCCATTGTCGAGATTGGGGGAACGGTGGGCGACATCGAGGGCCTGCCCTTCCTTGAGGCCATCCGGCAGATCAAAAACGACATCGGCAAGGACAACTGCCTCTACGTCCACGTGACGCTTGTCCCCTACATTGAAGCGGCAGGGGAGCTCAAGTCAAAGCCCACCCAGCACAGCGTGAAGGAACTCCGAAGCATCGGCATCCAACCTGACGTCATCGTCTGCCGCTCCTCTCGCCCCATCACCGCCGAAGTCATCTCGAAAATCGCCCTCTTCTGCGATATCGAAAAGGAAGCCATCATCCCCCTCATGGACGTCCAGTCCATCTACGAGGTGCCTTTGGTCCTTGAAGAGCGGGGGGTGGGGGACCTTGTTACGGCGAAACTCGGCCTCTCCCCGAGGGCCTCGGATCTGCGGGAATGGTCGGAGATTGTGCAGCGCATGAAGGAAGCAGAAGATACGGTGGTGATTGGCCTGGTGGGGAAGTACGTGGAGTCGAAAGACGCCTACCTCAGTATCTGCGAGGCCCTAAAGCACAGCGCCGCATCTTTGGGGGTCCAGGTGGTTATCCGCCCCATTGAGGCGGGGATGCTTGAGAAGGCCGACGCCCGCGAGGTGCTCTCCGGGGTCGATGGGATTCTCGTCCCCGGAGGATTCGGCCACCGGGGGATTGAAGGGAAAATTGAGGCGGTGCGGTACGCCCGGGAGCGGGGTGTGCCTTTCTTTGGGATTTGCCTGGGGATGCAGGTGGCCGTCATTGAGTTTGCCCGGAGCGTCCTGGGGTTTTCCGATGCCCACTCCACGGAATTCGACCCCAGTACCTCGCATCCTGTGATTGATCTCCTCCCCTCCCAGCGGAACATGCGCAACAAAGGTGGGACCATGCGCCTTGGGAACTACCGCTGTGTCCTCTCGGAGTCCTCTCAGAGCTTCGCCCTCTACGGACAGAACGAAATCCTGGAGCGGCACCGCCACCGCTACGAGCTCAACGAGCGCTTCGTGGACCACTTAGAGAAGAAGGGCATGCTCATGGCGGGGTTCAACCCGGAGTACCAGGTGGTTGAGATTGTAGAGCTTCCTGATCACCCCTTCTTCGTGGGGGTTCAGTTCCATCCCGAGTTCAAGTCCCGTCCCAACCGTCCTCATCCGCTTTTCCTTGGGTTTTTGAAAGCTTCCCATTCGTTCCACCAGAGGAGAGAGCGCCTTTGA
- the murI gene encoding glutamate racemase, producing the protein MKEDTIGVIDSGIGGLSVVLAVRELFPSNPIVYFADPLHFPYGEKEEQELSAIVRPILDFLVYGVGVRVLVVACGTVSSLLLPKLKEEYPVPLLGIVEPACREALTRVPEGAIGVLATRATVRVGSFRKTLEQLRPGVLVLEEAWPEFIEAVEEGNFDTPSWRAWVRERLEVLYSRGVRGVIMGCTHFAFISGFFEELARDLFPVINPASSCAREVAGVLAPAKAGVSPSLTVFVRGDREHFLRTVQGFRIPLPMEVLSFADARGWVAYGSL; encoded by the coding sequence TTGAAAGAGGATACCATTGGCGTTATAGATTCAGGTATCGGTGGGCTCAGCGTGGTTCTTGCGGTACGGGAGCTCTTTCCTTCAAACCCCATCGTGTACTTTGCGGACCCTCTCCATTTCCCCTACGGGGAGAAGGAGGAGCAGGAACTTTCTGCCATCGTGCGGCCGATTCTTGATTTCCTCGTGTACGGGGTGGGGGTTCGGGTGCTTGTTGTGGCCTGCGGAACGGTGAGCTCGCTTCTTCTTCCAAAGCTCAAAGAGGAGTACCCGGTGCCCCTTTTGGGGATTGTGGAGCCGGCCTGCAGGGAGGCGCTGACTCGTGTTCCCGAGGGAGCCATCGGGGTTCTTGCCACGAGGGCCACAGTCCGGGTGGGGTCCTTCCGCAAGACCTTGGAGCAGCTCCGCCCGGGGGTTCTGGTCCTTGAGGAGGCCTGGCCGGAGTTCATCGAGGCGGTAGAGGAGGGAAACTTCGACACCCCCTCGTGGAGAGCCTGGGTTCGGGAGCGCCTTGAGGTGCTTTATTCCCGGGGTGTCAGGGGTGTCATCATGGGCTGTACCCACTTTGCCTTCATCAGCGGTTTTTTTGAGGAGCTCGCCCGGGATCTTTTTCCGGTGATTAACCCGGCATCAAGCTGCGCCCGGGAGGTGGCAGGGGTCCTTGCTCCCGCGAAAGCAGGGGTCTCTCCCTCCCTTACCGTTTTCGTCCGGGGGGATCGGGAGCACTTCCTCCGCACGGTCCAGGGCTTCCGCATCCCTCTCCCCATGGAGGTCCTCTCCTTTGCCGATGCGCGCGGGTGGGTAGCCTATGGTTCTCTGTAG